From the Hevea brasiliensis isolate MT/VB/25A 57/8 chromosome 13, ASM3005281v1, whole genome shotgun sequence genome, the window GGATTTAAAAGGTCCATGCAAGGGTGCCATGCATCTTGAAGTTCAAGGAACCTTTATAGCGCCAACAAGCCCTAACGCGCACAATAAGGCTAGTTGGATTACCTTTGCCTACATCGATCGATTAACATTATCCGGTGGTGGGACATTCGATGGACGAGGAGAAATTGCTTGGAAGCAAAATAACTGTGGCCAAAAACCAAAATGCAAATCACTTCCAATTGTAAGCACAATTGAATGCTCTCTCGCATATCTTCACTTTTCTGCAACCCTATCAATGGTAATATTACTGATAATAATTTCTTCATGTACTTGTTccaaaaaaaatatatcagaGTTTAAGGTTCGATTTCGTCACCAATAGCATAGTTCGAGACGTAACTTCCTGGACAGCAAGAATTTCCATGTCAATGTTATGGGGAGCGAAAACGTTACCTTCCATCACTTTACAGTCATTGCACCGGGACATAGCATCAACACAGATGGAATTCACATTGGACGATCAAAGAGGATCAATATCATTGATTCAGACATTATCACCGGTgatgattgcatcttaattggAGATGGGAGCCAACAAATACGAATCACGAAAGTAAGATGCGGGCAGGGCCATGGCATTATTTAGGAAGTTTAGGGAAGTACGAGAAGGAAGACCCTGTGGTTGGAATTTTTGTAAGGAATTGCACAATCTATGACATCGATAATGGTGTGAGAATTAAGACTTGGCCTGCATTACATGGTGGCATTGCATCTGATATGCATTTCGAAGACATTATCATGAAAAATGTCAGCAATCCTATCCTCATTGTTCAAGTGTATTTCCCATGGAATCAATGCAATccaaaggtaacttgaaaaagaaAGGGGAAGAAATTCCTCTTAATATATATCACATGGTCATGTGATGCTGGATATTTCATCAGCACGCACACTCACACACAAACATTAAGAATTGATTAA encodes:
- the LOC131172144 gene encoding polygalacturonase-like; its protein translation is MGLKIHVYVKSLVLFFFDASGAQSNTFDVRKYGARADARSDTSKALWSAWKEACAAVGSSKIMIPKGTYLLGVVDLKGPCKGAMHLEVQGTFIAPTSPNAHNKASWITFAYIDRLTLSGGGTFDGRGEIAWKQNNCGQKPKCKSLPISLRFDFVTNSIVRDVTSWTARISMSMLWGAKTLPSITLQSLHRDIASTQMEFTLDDQRGSISLIQTLSPVMIAS